One Syngnathoides biaculeatus isolate LvHL_M chromosome 4, ASM1980259v1, whole genome shotgun sequence DNA window includes the following coding sequences:
- the LOC133498928 gene encoding protein HIRA isoform X2, whose translation MIWNMAPVLREEDEKNDNIPKMLCQMDNHLACVNCVRWSNNGLYLASGGDDKLVMVWKRAAFIGPSTVFGSSSKLANVEQWRCVTILRNHTGDVMDVSWSPHDVWLASCSVDNTIVIWNARKFPEMVTCLRGHTGLVKGLTWDPVGKYIASQADDHSLKVWRTLDWQMEANITKPFSECGGTTHVLRLSWSPDGQYLVSAHAMNNSGPTAQIVERDGWKTNMDFVGHRKAVTVVKFNPKIFKKKQKNGSSSKPSCPYCCCAVGSKDRSLSVWLTSLKRPLVVIHDLFDKSIMDISWTLTGLGMLVCSMDGTVAYLDFSLDELGDPLSEEEKNTIHQNIYGKSLAITSTQEPQLATTIIENPEMLKYQQERQSSAQNNCGVPCADSSAPKLNSVMNGESLEDIRKNLLKKQVETRTADGRRRITPLCIAQLDTGDFSPALFNSVPILPSSLSNQLPPQLSTESSSGQAAAAPSLGGLRPNMDPTLPQPAPANAAPKGLEDTKDQVLPSSVKAGLLLTSASKIEPMKALDSRFTERSKTTPGIPAAISSTAGLLPLERPKDVVASVLKDVKAKEDTSSDSEDKMAAINKNLALCKRKPEPPMMDGAEVVEKRKKGRPRKEKMAPPIMNQCFTQIISPPEREPVRPAAAAVVTAPTPAPAAILTLPTPSLQKAFSMQVSMEPAVFLEVENEVTSAAGSRLSQLRCSRDGREWNTLLPSSVIAAAGSSDILVVACQDRTLSVFSSCGRRLLPSIKLASPVSALNCSAHFVMALTAGATLSVWDLRKQKALVKNESLTTILSGSEVNVSQSLLTQQGVPIISLSNGKSFCFSLSLETWTLIADRGDCLVQCADFRSCLPTQEASGASGPLATLQGRNLNAGRMASRFSTAPHHLQQSMTLAFLENQLAAALTLQSASEYRYWLLIYTRFLVNEGSEFRLRELCKDLLGPVHKSSSTAWEATTLGLLKRELLREVLPVIGENLRFQRLFTEYQDQLEQLRNK comes from the exons ATGATCTGGAACATGGCGCCTGTCCTCCGTGAGGAAGATGAGAAGAATGACAACATTCCCAAAATGCTTTGCCAAATGGACAATCATTTag catGTGTAAATTGTGTGCGCTGGTCCAACAACGGGCTGTACCTGGCATCCGGAGGGGACGACAAGCTGGTGATGGTCTGGAAACGAGCCGC GTTTATTGGTCCAAGCACAGTGTTTGGCTCGAGCAGCAAACTGGCAAACGTGGAGCAGTGGAGATGTGTCACCATCCTGAGAAACCACACTGGAG ATGTGATGGACGTCTCTTGGTCTCCTCACGATGTTTGGCTGGCGTCGTGCAGTGTCGACAATACCATTGTCATATGGAACGCGCGCAAATTTCCCG AGATGGTGACGTGTCTGCGGGGCCACACGGGCCTGGTCAAAGGTCTGACGTGGGACCCGGTGGGGAAGTACATCGCTTCGCAAGCCGACGACCACAGCCTGAAGGTGTGGAGGACTCTGGACTGGCAGATGGAGGCCAATATCACCAAGCCTTTCAGCGAG TGTGGCGGTACCACACATGTCCTGCGTCTCTCGTGGTCCCCCGATGGCCAGTACTTGGTGTCTGCGCACGCCATGAACAACTCAGGACCCACAGCGCAAATCGTAGAGCGGGACGGCTGGAAGACCAACATGGACTTTGTGGGACACAGGAAAGCTGTCACAGTGGTG AAATTCAACCCAAAGAtcttcaagaagaagcagaagaacgGCAGCTCTTCAAAGCCCAGTTGTCCGTACTGCTGCTGCGCAGTGGGCAGCAAGGACCGCTCACTCTCCGTCTGG CTGACCTCCCTTAAGCGCCCCCTGGTGGTCATTCATGATCTGTTTGACAAATCCATCATGGACATTTCCTG gACTCTGACAGGTTTGGGTATGTTGGTATGTTCGATGGACGGCACCGTGGCTTACCTGGACTTCTCCCTGGATGAATTAGGAGACCCGCTGAGCGAGGAGGAAAAG AACACCATCCACCAGAACATCTATGGCAAGAGTCTGGCCATCACCAGCACGCAGGAGCCCCAGCTGGCCACCACCATTATTGAGAACCCGGAGATGCTCAAATACCAGCAAGAGAGGCAAAGCTCGGCCCAGAACAACTGCGGAGTGCCTTGTGCAGACTCCTCGGCACCCAAGCTTAACAGCGTGATGAACGGGGAGTCTCTCGAGGACATTAGGAAG AATCTGCTTAAGAAGCAGGTGGAGACTCGAACCGCTGACGGGAGAAGACGGATCACCCCTCTGTGCATCGCTCAGTTAGACACTGG GGACTTCTCCCCAGCGCTCTTCAACAGCGTTCCCATCCTGCCGTCGTCTTTGTCCAACCAGCTACCCCCACAGCTAAGCACTGAGTCCAGTTCAGGGCAGGCAGCGGCAGCCCCCTCACTAGGGGGGCTGCGACCCAACATGGACCCCACGCTCCCCCAGCCGGCACCTGCCAATGCGGCCCCCAAAGGCCTCGAGGACACCAAGGACCAAGTTCTCCCATCCAGTGTCAAGGCCGGTCTGCTCTTGACGTCCGCCTCCAAGATAGAGCCCATGAAAGCCTTGGATTCCAGGTTCACTGAGAGGTCCAAGACCACGCCAGGCATCCCCGCCGCCATTTCTTCTACCGCTGGCCTGCTGCCGCTTGAGAG GCCCAAAGACGTTGTGGCGTCCGTCCTGAAAGATGTGAAGGCCAAAGAGGACACGAGCAGCGACAGCGAGGACAAGATGGCCGCCATCAACAAGAACCTGGCCCTGTGCAAGCGCAAACCTGAGCCCCCGATGATGGATGGCGCCGAAGTGGTGGAGAAGCGGAAGAAGGGGCGGCCCCGCAAGGAGAAGATGGCACCGCCCATCATGAATCAATGTTTCACACAG ATAATTTCTCCCCCTGAGCGTGAGCCCGTTAGGCCTGCGGCAGCGGCGGTGGTGACGGCGCCCACTCCCGCACCGGCGGCCATTCTGACGCTGCCGACGCCCAGCTTGCAAAAGGCCTTCAGCATGCAG GTGAGCATGGAGCCGGCTGTCTTCCTGGAGGTAGAGAACGAGGTGACGTCCGCGGCTGGTTCCAGGCTCAGTCAGCTGCGATGCTCCAGAGATGGCCGTGAATGGAACACACTGCTACCCAGCTCCGTGATCGCCGCTGCGGGGAGCAG cGACATCCTGGTCGTGGCGTGCCAGGACAGGACGTTGTCGGTCTTCTCGTCATGCGGCCGCCGCCTCCTACCGTCCATCAAGCTAGCCTCACCCGTGTCGGCCCTCAACTGCTCAGCCCACTTTGTTATGGCACTGACTGCCGGTGCCACACTGTCTGTATG GGACCTCCGTAAGCAGAAGGCCCTGGTCAAAAACGAGTCCCTTACTACCATTTTGTCTG GTTCAGAGGTGAACGTCTCTCAATCTCTGCTGACTCAGCAGGGTGTCCCCATCATCAGCCTGTCCAACGGCAAGTCCTTCTGCTTCAGCTTGTCTCTGGAGACATG GACGCTGATCGCCGATCGAGGAGATTGCTTGGTCCAATGCGCTGATTTCAGGAGCTGCCTTCCTACCCAGGAAGCATCTGGTGCCTCAGGACCTCTGGCCACGTTGCAGGGACGCAACCTCAA CGCCGGCCGCATGGCGTCCCGTTTCTCGACCGCCCCGCACCACTTGCAACAGAGCATGACTTTGGCCTTCTTGGAGAACCAGCTGGCGGCAGCTCTCACACTGCAGTCAGCATCTGAATATCGCTACTGGCTGCTCATATACACACGCTTCCTCGTCAACGAAG GCTCTGAATTTCGTCTGCGAGAACTTTGCAAGGACCTTCTGGGTCCCGTTCACAAATCGTCTTCTACAGCATGGGAGGCCACCACACTG GGTTTGCTCAAGCGGGAGTTGTTACGTGAAGTTCTGCCTGTCATCGGAGAGAACCTGCGATTCCAAAGACTGTTCACAGAGTATCAGGACCAGCTAGAGCAGCTGCGCAACAAATAA
- the LOC133498928 gene encoding protein HIRA isoform X1 translates to MKLLKPSWVSHNGKPIFSVDIHPDGTKFATGGQGEDSGKVMIWNMAPVLREEDEKNDNIPKMLCQMDNHLACVNCVRWSNNGLYLASGGDDKLVMVWKRAAFIGPSTVFGSSSKLANVEQWRCVTILRNHTGDVMDVSWSPHDVWLASCSVDNTIVIWNARKFPEMVTCLRGHTGLVKGLTWDPVGKYIASQADDHSLKVWRTLDWQMEANITKPFSECGGTTHVLRLSWSPDGQYLVSAHAMNNSGPTAQIVERDGWKTNMDFVGHRKAVTVVKFNPKIFKKKQKNGSSSKPSCPYCCCAVGSKDRSLSVWLTSLKRPLVVIHDLFDKSIMDISWTLTGLGMLVCSMDGTVAYLDFSLDELGDPLSEEEKNTIHQNIYGKSLAITSTQEPQLATTIIENPEMLKYQQERQSSAQNNCGVPCADSSAPKLNSVMNGESLEDIRKNLLKKQVETRTADGRRRITPLCIAQLDTGDFSPALFNSVPILPSSLSNQLPPQLSTESSSGQAAAAPSLGGLRPNMDPTLPQPAPANAAPKGLEDTKDQVLPSSVKAGLLLTSASKIEPMKALDSRFTERSKTTPGIPAAISSTAGLLPLERPKDVVASVLKDVKAKEDTSSDSEDKMAAINKNLALCKRKPEPPMMDGAEVVEKRKKGRPRKEKMAPPIMNQCFTQIISPPEREPVRPAAAAVVTAPTPAPAAILTLPTPSLQKAFSMQVSMEPAVFLEVENEVTSAAGSRLSQLRCSRDGREWNTLLPSSVIAAAGSSDILVVACQDRTLSVFSSCGRRLLPSIKLASPVSALNCSAHFVMALTAGATLSVWDLRKQKALVKNESLTTILSGSEVNVSQSLLTQQGVPIISLSNGKSFCFSLSLETWTLIADRGDCLVQCADFRSCLPTQEASGASGPLATLQGRNLNAGRMASRFSTAPHHLQQSMTLAFLENQLAAALTLQSASEYRYWLLIYTRFLVNEGSEFRLRELCKDLLGPVHKSSSTAWEATTLGLLKRELLREVLPVIGENLRFQRLFTEYQDQLEQLRNK, encoded by the exons GCAAACCAATTTTTTCTGTTGACATTCACCCGGATGGAACCAAATTTGCAACCGGCGGGCAAG GGGAGGATTCAGGGAAGGTTATGATCTGGAACATGGCGCCTGTCCTCCGTGAGGAAGATGAGAAGAATGACAACATTCCCAAAATGCTTTGCCAAATGGACAATCATTTag catGTGTAAATTGTGTGCGCTGGTCCAACAACGGGCTGTACCTGGCATCCGGAGGGGACGACAAGCTGGTGATGGTCTGGAAACGAGCCGC GTTTATTGGTCCAAGCACAGTGTTTGGCTCGAGCAGCAAACTGGCAAACGTGGAGCAGTGGAGATGTGTCACCATCCTGAGAAACCACACTGGAG ATGTGATGGACGTCTCTTGGTCTCCTCACGATGTTTGGCTGGCGTCGTGCAGTGTCGACAATACCATTGTCATATGGAACGCGCGCAAATTTCCCG AGATGGTGACGTGTCTGCGGGGCCACACGGGCCTGGTCAAAGGTCTGACGTGGGACCCGGTGGGGAAGTACATCGCTTCGCAAGCCGACGACCACAGCCTGAAGGTGTGGAGGACTCTGGACTGGCAGATGGAGGCCAATATCACCAAGCCTTTCAGCGAG TGTGGCGGTACCACACATGTCCTGCGTCTCTCGTGGTCCCCCGATGGCCAGTACTTGGTGTCTGCGCACGCCATGAACAACTCAGGACCCACAGCGCAAATCGTAGAGCGGGACGGCTGGAAGACCAACATGGACTTTGTGGGACACAGGAAAGCTGTCACAGTGGTG AAATTCAACCCAAAGAtcttcaagaagaagcagaagaacgGCAGCTCTTCAAAGCCCAGTTGTCCGTACTGCTGCTGCGCAGTGGGCAGCAAGGACCGCTCACTCTCCGTCTGG CTGACCTCCCTTAAGCGCCCCCTGGTGGTCATTCATGATCTGTTTGACAAATCCATCATGGACATTTCCTG gACTCTGACAGGTTTGGGTATGTTGGTATGTTCGATGGACGGCACCGTGGCTTACCTGGACTTCTCCCTGGATGAATTAGGAGACCCGCTGAGCGAGGAGGAAAAG AACACCATCCACCAGAACATCTATGGCAAGAGTCTGGCCATCACCAGCACGCAGGAGCCCCAGCTGGCCACCACCATTATTGAGAACCCGGAGATGCTCAAATACCAGCAAGAGAGGCAAAGCTCGGCCCAGAACAACTGCGGAGTGCCTTGTGCAGACTCCTCGGCACCCAAGCTTAACAGCGTGATGAACGGGGAGTCTCTCGAGGACATTAGGAAG AATCTGCTTAAGAAGCAGGTGGAGACTCGAACCGCTGACGGGAGAAGACGGATCACCCCTCTGTGCATCGCTCAGTTAGACACTGG GGACTTCTCCCCAGCGCTCTTCAACAGCGTTCCCATCCTGCCGTCGTCTTTGTCCAACCAGCTACCCCCACAGCTAAGCACTGAGTCCAGTTCAGGGCAGGCAGCGGCAGCCCCCTCACTAGGGGGGCTGCGACCCAACATGGACCCCACGCTCCCCCAGCCGGCACCTGCCAATGCGGCCCCCAAAGGCCTCGAGGACACCAAGGACCAAGTTCTCCCATCCAGTGTCAAGGCCGGTCTGCTCTTGACGTCCGCCTCCAAGATAGAGCCCATGAAAGCCTTGGATTCCAGGTTCACTGAGAGGTCCAAGACCACGCCAGGCATCCCCGCCGCCATTTCTTCTACCGCTGGCCTGCTGCCGCTTGAGAG GCCCAAAGACGTTGTGGCGTCCGTCCTGAAAGATGTGAAGGCCAAAGAGGACACGAGCAGCGACAGCGAGGACAAGATGGCCGCCATCAACAAGAACCTGGCCCTGTGCAAGCGCAAACCTGAGCCCCCGATGATGGATGGCGCCGAAGTGGTGGAGAAGCGGAAGAAGGGGCGGCCCCGCAAGGAGAAGATGGCACCGCCCATCATGAATCAATGTTTCACACAG ATAATTTCTCCCCCTGAGCGTGAGCCCGTTAGGCCTGCGGCAGCGGCGGTGGTGACGGCGCCCACTCCCGCACCGGCGGCCATTCTGACGCTGCCGACGCCCAGCTTGCAAAAGGCCTTCAGCATGCAG GTGAGCATGGAGCCGGCTGTCTTCCTGGAGGTAGAGAACGAGGTGACGTCCGCGGCTGGTTCCAGGCTCAGTCAGCTGCGATGCTCCAGAGATGGCCGTGAATGGAACACACTGCTACCCAGCTCCGTGATCGCCGCTGCGGGGAGCAG cGACATCCTGGTCGTGGCGTGCCAGGACAGGACGTTGTCGGTCTTCTCGTCATGCGGCCGCCGCCTCCTACCGTCCATCAAGCTAGCCTCACCCGTGTCGGCCCTCAACTGCTCAGCCCACTTTGTTATGGCACTGACTGCCGGTGCCACACTGTCTGTATG GGACCTCCGTAAGCAGAAGGCCCTGGTCAAAAACGAGTCCCTTACTACCATTTTGTCTG GTTCAGAGGTGAACGTCTCTCAATCTCTGCTGACTCAGCAGGGTGTCCCCATCATCAGCCTGTCCAACGGCAAGTCCTTCTGCTTCAGCTTGTCTCTGGAGACATG GACGCTGATCGCCGATCGAGGAGATTGCTTGGTCCAATGCGCTGATTTCAGGAGCTGCCTTCCTACCCAGGAAGCATCTGGTGCCTCAGGACCTCTGGCCACGTTGCAGGGACGCAACCTCAA CGCCGGCCGCATGGCGTCCCGTTTCTCGACCGCCCCGCACCACTTGCAACAGAGCATGACTTTGGCCTTCTTGGAGAACCAGCTGGCGGCAGCTCTCACACTGCAGTCAGCATCTGAATATCGCTACTGGCTGCTCATATACACACGCTTCCTCGTCAACGAAG GCTCTGAATTTCGTCTGCGAGAACTTTGCAAGGACCTTCTGGGTCCCGTTCACAAATCGTCTTCTACAGCATGGGAGGCCACCACACTG GGTTTGCTCAAGCGGGAGTTGTTACGTGAAGTTCTGCCTGTCATCGGAGAGAACCTGCGATTCCAAAGACTGTTCACAGAGTATCAGGACCAGCTAGAGCAGCTGCGCAACAAATAA
- the LOC133498928 gene encoding protein HIRA isoform X3 encodes MKLLKPSWVSHNGKPIFSVDIHPDGTKFATGGQGEDSGKVMIWNMAPVLREEDEKNDNIPKMLCQMDNHLACVNCVRWSNNGLYLASGGDDKLVMVWKRAAFIGPSTVFGSSSKLANVEQWRCVTILRNHTGDVMDVSWSPHDVWLASCSVDNTIVIWNARKFPEMVTCLRGHTGLVKGLTWDPVGKYIASQADDHSLKVWRTLDWQMEANITKPFSECGGTTHVLRLSWSPDGQYLVSAHAMNNSGPTAQIVERDGWKTNMDFVGHRKAVTVVKFNPKIFKKKQKNGSSSKPSCPYCCCAVGSKDRSLSVWLTSLKRPLVVIHDLFDKSIMDISWTLTGLGMLVCSMDGTVAYLDFSLDELGDPLSEEEKNTIHQNIYGKSLAITSTQEPQLATTIIENPEMLKYQQERQSSAQNNCGVPCADSSAPKLNSVMNGESLEDIRKNLLKKQVETRTADGRRRITPLCIAQLDTGDFSPALFNSVPILPSSLSNQLPPQLSTESSSGQAAAAPSLGGLRPNMDPTLPQPAPANAAPKGLEDTKDQVLPSSVKAGLLLTSASKIEPMKALDSRFTERSKTTPGIPAAISSTAGLLPLERPKDVVASVLKDVKAKEDTSSDSEDKMAAINKNLALCKRKPEPPMMDGAEVVEKRKKGRPRKEKMAPPIMNQCFTQIISPPEREPVRPAAAAVVTAPTPAPAAILTLPTPSLQKAFSMQVSMEPAVFLEVENEVTSAAGSRLSQLRCSRDGREWNTLLPSSVIAAAGSSDILVVACQDRTLSVFSSCGRRLLPSIKLASPVSALNCSAHFVMALTAGATLSVWDLRKQKALVKNESLTTILSGSEVNVSQSLLTQQGVPIISLSNGKSFCFSLSLETCRRKLHFSSSSLLLNSPVNMSSACCLNPRHASGKLDELEHRTPRVVFLFFPVSFFFLSVSP; translated from the exons GCAAACCAATTTTTTCTGTTGACATTCACCCGGATGGAACCAAATTTGCAACCGGCGGGCAAG GGGAGGATTCAGGGAAGGTTATGATCTGGAACATGGCGCCTGTCCTCCGTGAGGAAGATGAGAAGAATGACAACATTCCCAAAATGCTTTGCCAAATGGACAATCATTTag catGTGTAAATTGTGTGCGCTGGTCCAACAACGGGCTGTACCTGGCATCCGGAGGGGACGACAAGCTGGTGATGGTCTGGAAACGAGCCGC GTTTATTGGTCCAAGCACAGTGTTTGGCTCGAGCAGCAAACTGGCAAACGTGGAGCAGTGGAGATGTGTCACCATCCTGAGAAACCACACTGGAG ATGTGATGGACGTCTCTTGGTCTCCTCACGATGTTTGGCTGGCGTCGTGCAGTGTCGACAATACCATTGTCATATGGAACGCGCGCAAATTTCCCG AGATGGTGACGTGTCTGCGGGGCCACACGGGCCTGGTCAAAGGTCTGACGTGGGACCCGGTGGGGAAGTACATCGCTTCGCAAGCCGACGACCACAGCCTGAAGGTGTGGAGGACTCTGGACTGGCAGATGGAGGCCAATATCACCAAGCCTTTCAGCGAG TGTGGCGGTACCACACATGTCCTGCGTCTCTCGTGGTCCCCCGATGGCCAGTACTTGGTGTCTGCGCACGCCATGAACAACTCAGGACCCACAGCGCAAATCGTAGAGCGGGACGGCTGGAAGACCAACATGGACTTTGTGGGACACAGGAAAGCTGTCACAGTGGTG AAATTCAACCCAAAGAtcttcaagaagaagcagaagaacgGCAGCTCTTCAAAGCCCAGTTGTCCGTACTGCTGCTGCGCAGTGGGCAGCAAGGACCGCTCACTCTCCGTCTGG CTGACCTCCCTTAAGCGCCCCCTGGTGGTCATTCATGATCTGTTTGACAAATCCATCATGGACATTTCCTG gACTCTGACAGGTTTGGGTATGTTGGTATGTTCGATGGACGGCACCGTGGCTTACCTGGACTTCTCCCTGGATGAATTAGGAGACCCGCTGAGCGAGGAGGAAAAG AACACCATCCACCAGAACATCTATGGCAAGAGTCTGGCCATCACCAGCACGCAGGAGCCCCAGCTGGCCACCACCATTATTGAGAACCCGGAGATGCTCAAATACCAGCAAGAGAGGCAAAGCTCGGCCCAGAACAACTGCGGAGTGCCTTGTGCAGACTCCTCGGCACCCAAGCTTAACAGCGTGATGAACGGGGAGTCTCTCGAGGACATTAGGAAG AATCTGCTTAAGAAGCAGGTGGAGACTCGAACCGCTGACGGGAGAAGACGGATCACCCCTCTGTGCATCGCTCAGTTAGACACTGG GGACTTCTCCCCAGCGCTCTTCAACAGCGTTCCCATCCTGCCGTCGTCTTTGTCCAACCAGCTACCCCCACAGCTAAGCACTGAGTCCAGTTCAGGGCAGGCAGCGGCAGCCCCCTCACTAGGGGGGCTGCGACCCAACATGGACCCCACGCTCCCCCAGCCGGCACCTGCCAATGCGGCCCCCAAAGGCCTCGAGGACACCAAGGACCAAGTTCTCCCATCCAGTGTCAAGGCCGGTCTGCTCTTGACGTCCGCCTCCAAGATAGAGCCCATGAAAGCCTTGGATTCCAGGTTCACTGAGAGGTCCAAGACCACGCCAGGCATCCCCGCCGCCATTTCTTCTACCGCTGGCCTGCTGCCGCTTGAGAG GCCCAAAGACGTTGTGGCGTCCGTCCTGAAAGATGTGAAGGCCAAAGAGGACACGAGCAGCGACAGCGAGGACAAGATGGCCGCCATCAACAAGAACCTGGCCCTGTGCAAGCGCAAACCTGAGCCCCCGATGATGGATGGCGCCGAAGTGGTGGAGAAGCGGAAGAAGGGGCGGCCCCGCAAGGAGAAGATGGCACCGCCCATCATGAATCAATGTTTCACACAG ATAATTTCTCCCCCTGAGCGTGAGCCCGTTAGGCCTGCGGCAGCGGCGGTGGTGACGGCGCCCACTCCCGCACCGGCGGCCATTCTGACGCTGCCGACGCCCAGCTTGCAAAAGGCCTTCAGCATGCAG GTGAGCATGGAGCCGGCTGTCTTCCTGGAGGTAGAGAACGAGGTGACGTCCGCGGCTGGTTCCAGGCTCAGTCAGCTGCGATGCTCCAGAGATGGCCGTGAATGGAACACACTGCTACCCAGCTCCGTGATCGCCGCTGCGGGGAGCAG cGACATCCTGGTCGTGGCGTGCCAGGACAGGACGTTGTCGGTCTTCTCGTCATGCGGCCGCCGCCTCCTACCGTCCATCAAGCTAGCCTCACCCGTGTCGGCCCTCAACTGCTCAGCCCACTTTGTTATGGCACTGACTGCCGGTGCCACACTGTCTGTATG GGACCTCCGTAAGCAGAAGGCCCTGGTCAAAAACGAGTCCCTTACTACCATTTTGTCTG GTTCAGAGGTGAACGTCTCTCAATCTCTGCTGACTCAGCAGGGTGTCCCCATCATCAGCCTGTCCAACGGCAAGTCCTTCTGCTTCAGCTTGTCTCTGGAGACATG caggaggaaactgcacttttcctcttcatccCTGCTTTTAAACAGTCCCGTGAACATGAGTTcagcgtgttgcttgaatcccCGCCACGCATCTGGCAAattggatgagttggaacaccgaacACCCCGCgttgtcttccttttttttcccgtgagttttttttttctttctgtgagTCCGTAG